One genomic window of Fusarium fujikuroi IMI 58289 draft genome, chromosome FFUJ_chr01 includes the following:
- a CDS encoding probable ribosomal protein YmL44, mitochondrial, with protein MITKFMTEVSAKFNPFSACAKPARLFLTFLPPNARANGTTITSTILPRTSKEPSSLRVKFKDGKELNFDCQKINIKGLVEEVDRHSRQLQKAADLTD; from the exons ATGATCACAAAGTTTATGACTGAGGTTTCGGCCAAATTCAACCCGTTCTCGGCCTGCGCAAAGCCAGCTCGTCTGTTTCTCACATTTCTGCCTCCGAATGCCCGAGCAAATGGAACAACAATCACATCGACCATTCTACCCCGAACTTCGAAAGAGCCCAGCTCCCTACGAGTGAAATTTA AGGATGGCAAGGAGCTCAACTTCGACTGCcaaaagatcaacatcaaaggaCTAGTGGAGGAAGTAGACCGACATTCGCGTCAGCTACAGAAGGCAGCCGACTTAACAGATTAA
- a CDS encoding probable hexokinase codes for MSGSMADVPKDLADEIHKLEKLFTVESAKLKEITDHFVSELAKGLSVEGGSIPMNPTWVMSYPDGYETGTYLALDMGGTNLRVCQITLTEEKSEFDILQSKYRMPEELKSGTSEELWEYIAECLYQFLETHHGDCSKLEKIPLGFTFSYPATQNYIDEGILQRWTKGFDIDGVEGKNIVPMFEEALKARGVPIKLAAIINDTTGTLIASAYTDTAMKIGCIFGTGCNAAYMEDCGSIPKIADLNLPADLPMAINCEWGAFDNEHKVLPRTAYDVTIDKESPRPGQQAFEKMIAGLYLGEIFRLILVDLHDNKAIHIFENQDIALLRKPYSLDASFLSAIEEDPWENLTETYDLFVKKLNLKPTRPELELVRRTAELIGTRAARLSACGVAAICKKKGYESCHVGADGSVFNKYPYFKERGAQALREILDWPAKTDKKAEDPIEVLTAEDGSGVGAALIAALTLKRINEGNMAGILHPENFK; via the exons ATGTCAGGATCAATGGCCGATGTCCCTAAGGATCTCGCCGATGAGATTCacaagctcgagaagctcttcaCGGTAGAGTCCGctaagctcaaggagattaCCGACCATTTTGTCTCCGAATTAGCCAAAG GCCTCAGTGTTGAGGGGGGTAGCATC CCTATGAACCCTACCTGGGTCATGTCATACCCCGATGGCTATGAAACCGGAACCTACCTGGCCTTGGACATGGGCGGAACAAACCTGCGAGTCTGCCAAATCACCCTGACCGAAGAGAAATCCGAGTTCGATATCCTCCAGTCCAAGTACCGCATGCCCGAGGAGCTCAAGTCTGGTACATCTGAGGAGCTTTGGGAATACATTGCCGAGTGTCTTTACCAGTTCCTCGAGACTCACCATGGAGACTGCAGCAAGCTGGAGAAAATTCCTCTGGGTTTCACATTCTCGTACCCTGCCACCCAGAACTATATCGATGAGGGTATCCTGCAGCGATGGACCAAGGGCTTCGACatcgatggtgttgagggcaaGAATATCGTGCCCATGTTTGAGGAGGCCCTGAAGGCTCGC GGCGTCCCCATCAAGCTTGCGGCTATCATTAATGATACTACTGGCACATTGATCGCTTCAGCCTATACCGATACCGCTATGAAGATCGGCTGCATCTTTGGTACTGGTTGCAATGCTGCTTACATGGAAGACTGCGGTTCCATTCCTAAGATTGCCGACCTGAATTTGCCCGCCGATCTGCCCATGGCCATCAACTGCGAGTGGGGAGCTTTTGACAACGAGCACAAGGTCCTCCCCCGAACTGCCTACGATGTGACTATCGATAAGGAGTCTCCTCGCCCAGGACAACAAGCCTTCGAAAAGATGATTGCTGGTCTCTACCTTGGCGAGATTTTCCGACTCATCCTTGTTGACCTTCACGATAACAAGGCCATCCATATCTTTGAGAACCAAGATATCGCTCTGTTACGCAAGCCTTACTCCCTCGATGCTTCCTTCCTGTCTGCTATTGAAGA GGACCCCTGGGAGAACCTGACTGAGACGTATGATCTctttgtcaagaagctgaaccTGAAGCCCACACGCCCCGAACTGGAGCTCGTTCGAAGGACCGCCGAGCTCATTGGCACACGTGCTGCTCGCCTTTCGGCTTGTGGTGTTGCTGCTATctgcaagaagaagggataCGAATCTTGCCACGTCGGTGCTGATGGCTCCGTGTTCAACAAGTACCCCTACTTCAAGGAGCGAGGAGCTCAGGCTCTGCGAGAGATTCTTGACTGGCCTGCGAAGAccgacaagaaggccgaggacCCTATTGAGGTTCTTACTGCTGAGGACGGCAGTGGTGTCGGCGCTGCCCTGATAGCCGCACTGACCCTTAAGCGAATCAATGAGGGCAACATGGCGGGTATCCTCCATCCCGAGAACTTCAAATAA
- a CDS encoding Methylthioribulose-1-phosphate dehydratase, translated as MSTEQRPTGDALITSEDPNHPANLIPSLCAKFWTLGWVTGTGGGCSIRDDDLVYIAPSGVQKELMKNTDIYVMALSEQDPNHNKLNQRTYLRSPPCYKPSQCTPLFLAAFTRRGAGCCIHTHSQWAVLVTLLLESQGPGKDRVFEINNIEQIKGFGRGMNKTGNLGYHDTLRIPVIENTPHEEDLTEYLEEAMDKNPDTYAVLVRRHGVYVWGDNVHKAKTQCESLDYLFQLAVEMKKLGLPWISEVEQIAPQRT; from the exons ATGTCAACTGAGCAACGCCCAACTGGCGATGCCCTCATTACTTCCGAGGACCCAAACCACCCTGCAAACCTGATCCCTTCGCTATGCGCAAAGTTCTGGACCCTGGGCTGGGTTACGGGAACAGGAGGCGGTTGCTCTATTCGAGATGA TGATCTCGTATACATCGCACCCTCGGGTGTTCAAAAAGAACTCATGAAGAACACCGATATCTATGTCATGGCTCTTTCTGAGCAAGATCCTAAccacaacaagctcaaccagCGCACTTATCTGCGATCTCCTCCCTGCTACAAGCCTTCTCAGTGCACCCCCTTGTTCCTTGCTGCTTTCACCCGCCGAGGAGCTGGCTGTTGTATACATACCCACTCTCAATGGGCTGTTCTTGTCACCCTCCTCTTAGAATCCCAAGGCCCCGGAAAGGACCGGGTTTTTGAGATCAACAACATTGAGCAGATCAAGGGCTTTGGCCGTGGCATGAACAAGACAGGCAATCTGGGCTATCATGACACCCTTCGCATCCCAGTCATCGAGAACACTCCTCATGAGGAGGACTTGACCGAGtatcttgaagaagcgatgGATAAGAATCCCGACACATACGCTGTCCTCGTCCGTCGTCACGGTGTCTACGTCTGGGGTGATAACGTTCATAAGGCCAAGACTCAATGTGAGAG TCTCGATTACCTGTTCCAGCTTGCcgttgagatgaagaagctcggCCTTCCTTGGATCAGCGAAGTCGAGCAGATTGCTCCCCAGCGAACATAG
- a CDS encoding related to protein-arginine N-methyltransferase, giving the protein MAHKIDDSMPARISSDCPDEIREVLYHAWGHDRSGLQKLLKTTGKANAQDPKTGETPLHAAIRACGPASGDDDDQEEDGSVEEAKEIVHDLFLRGAIWNDVDSNNETPGCLALRLGRKPLYDLCVEAGVRAELLFALMGDYEALSSGSDDGDEEMEAEQDGEEAPQLVSAEDTAPHPEEPKFIPPDAQEKQVTSEEYLNSKLVYDDAKLVDSDLNGVMMAWETDIMRRSVAGLIPDSAPGKRILNIGFGMGIVDGMFAELKPSRHHIIEAHPSVLEHLSKDESKFGPSWEKSGPEEGAFKVHKGKWQDVVPKLLEDGEVYDAIYFDTFGEDYSQLRHFFSECIIGIMDQDGKFSFFNGLGADRKICYDVYTKVVEMQCADAGLDVEWEESDVNMSGLEKAGEGEWEGVRRRYWTLDKYRLPICTFMG; this is encoded by the exons atggctcacAAAATCGATGATTCCATGCCGGCGCGCATATCCTCCGATTGCCCAGACGAGATCCGGGAGGTCCTGTACCATGCCTGGGGTCATGATAGAAGTGGTCTGCAGAAACTGCTAAAAACCACCGGCAAGGCAAATGCTCAGGACCCCAAGACTGGGGAGACACCCTTGCATGCAGCTATCCGTGCCTGCGGGCCAGCTTCTGGGGACGATGACGACCAGGAAGAGGATGGCTCCGTTgaagaggctaaagagataGTTCACGATCTCTTCCTGAGAGGTGCGATTTGGAACGATGTCGATAGCAACAATGAGACACCAGGCTGCCTTGCCCTTAGGCTTGGCCGTAAGCCTCTATACGACCTTTGTGTAGAGGCTGGAGTGCGAGCTGAACTCTTGTTCGCTCTTATGGGGGATTATGAAGCACTGTCATCTGGTTCAGATGATGGTGACGAAGAGATGGAAGCTGAACAAGATGGCgaagaagctcctcaacTGGTATCCGCTGAAGACACCGCCCCTCACCCAGAAGAACCCAAGTTCATTCCGCCTGACGCTCAAGAGAAGCAAGTCACAAGTGAGGAATATCTAAACTCGAAACTTGTATATGACGATGCCAAGCTCGTCGACTCTGACCTCAACGGCGTCATGATGGCATGGGAGACCGACATCATGCGCCGGTCGGTTGCCGGTCTGATTCCCGACTCAGCCCCCGGCAAACGTATCCTCAACATTGGTTTCGGCATGGGTATCGTTGATGGTATGTTCGCTGAATTGAAGCCATCACGCCATCATATCATCGAGGCACACCCGAGCGTTCTCGAGCACCTCTCCAAGGATGAATCCAAATTTGGCCCTAGTTGGGAGAAGAGCGGCCCTGAAGAGGGCGCCTTCAAGGTGCACAAGGGCAAGTGGCAAGATGTTGTGCCAAAATTACTGGAAGATGGTGAGGTTTATGATGCCATTTACTTCGACACCTTTGGCGAAGACTACTCTCAGCTACGTCACTTCTTCTCTGAGTGCATCATTGGCATCATGGACCAGGATGGCAAGTTTAGCTTTTTCAATGGCCTTGGAGCTGACAGAAAGATCTGCTACGACGTATACACCAAGGTGGTCGAGATGCAGTGCGCCGATGCAGGGCTCGATGTCGAATGGGAGGAGAGTGATGTAAACATGTCTGGTCTAGAAAAGGCTGGTGAGGGAGAGTGGGAGGGCGTACGGAGACGATACTGGACCCTGGACA AATACCGACTGCCTATTTGCACATTCATGGGCTAG
- a CDS encoding probable oligosaccharyltransferase alpha subunit yields the protein MKPFAITTALFSFISVALAGATTDSKTSKVILPVDFKPPQVFKNANLVHVISLEKTYVKEQINVLVENVAKEPQTEYYVPFTAEQLPRIGGFEVKDRKDANAGPFVAETVEYDPLSDVQYYRIRLPTPLKPGAQQTLGITYYYLKAYTPLPAAVSQDDDQYLSFNFSVYAPSAYITKKQKTELKAASADVPDYTKLPGSGEAKEFPVKQGTKLIYGPFDEKPAGAVFPANVRFQFTKPVIHVKELDRLIEVSHWGGNIAFEEHYEMYHGGANLSDNFDRIKYSQHSLYRQHGVAGVRPSHYLDQLRIPLPGGSVDAYYTDVIGNVTTSTWRTDSRDALFVLKPRYPLFGGWRYPFTIGWNSDASNFLRKTAAGSFVLRIPFLEGPKQPEGVEYEHINVNILLPEGAENVRFHTNIPESSIVSTSVDLTRTYLDTVGRTAVSIKARNLVDEFRDRQLIISYDAPLSSALRKPLVIFASAMVVFVTTWALGQVQVGFKPKK from the exons ATGAAGCCTTTCGCCATCACCACGGCGCTCTTTAGCTTCATATCTGTCGCACTCGCTGGCGCAACTACAGACTCCAAGACATCAAAGGTCATCCTGCCCGTCGATTTTAAGCCTCCACAGGTTTTCAAGAACGCCAATTTGGTGCACGTCATCTCTCTAGAGAAGACCTACGTAAAGGAACAGATCAATGTCCTCGTCGAGAACGTTGCAAAGGAGCCACAGACAGAGTACTATGTGCCATTTACTGCCGAACAGCTTCCTCGTATAGGAGGTTTCGAAGTTAAGGATCGTAAGGACGCGAACGCCGGACCGTTCGTGGCCGAGACTGTCGAGTACGATCCTCTCAG CGATGTTCAGTACTATCGTATCCGACTGCCAACGCCGCTCAAGCCTGGTGCTCAACAAACGCTCGGAATCACCTACTACTACCTGAAAGCCTACACTCCTCTCCCCGCGGCCGTTTCCCAGGACGATGACCAATACCTGAGCTTCAACTTTTCCGTTTATGCACCATCTGCCTACATCacgaagaagcagaagaccGAGCTTAAGGCTGCTTCGGCCGACGTCCCCGATTATACAAAGCTTCCAGGCAGTGGCGAGGCCAAGGAGTTTCCTGTGAAGCAGGGCACCAAGCTCATATATGGTCCCTTCGATGAAAAGCCCGCCGGTGCTGTCTTCCCTGCAAACGTTCGCTTTCAGTTTACCAAACCGGTTATTCACGTCAAGGAGCTGGACCGTCTGATTGAAGTCAGCCACTGGGGCGGCAACATCGCCTTCGAGGAGCACTACGAGATGTATCACGGCGGTGCCAACCTTTCTGACAACTTCGATCGAATCAAATATTCTCAGCATTCGTTGTACCGTCAGCATGGGGTTGCGGGAGTTCGTCCTTCGCATTACCTCGACCAGTTGCGAATTCCTCTTCCTGGCGGAAGCGTGGACGCCTATTATACAGATGTGATCGGCAACGTCACGACGTCTACTTGGCGAACCGACAGCCGAGACGCTCTTTTTGTTCTAAAGCCGCGATACCCTCTTTTTGGTGGATGGAGATATCCTTTCACTATTGGATGGAACTCCGATGCTTCCAACTTCCTGCGAAAAACCGCCGCTGGTAGTTTCGTACTTCGAATTCCTTTCCTCGAAGGCCCCAAGCAGCCAGAAGGCGTTGAATATGAGCACATCAACGTCAATATTCTCCTTCCAGAAGGCGCCGA GAACGTCAGGTTCCACACCAACATTCCCGAATCATCGATCGTATCTACCTCGGTTGATCTGACCAGAACCTACCTCGATACTGTCGGCAGAACAGCTGTCAGCATTAAGGCGCGAAACCTGGTCGACGAATTCCGAGACCGccaactcatcatctcttACGATGCGCCTCTCTCGAGCGCTCTTCGAAAACCTTTGGTCATCTTTGCCAGTGCCATGGTAGTTTTTGTCACTACCTGGGCATTGGGCCAGGTGCAGGTGGGATTTAAGCCCAAGAAATAG
- a CDS encoding related to meiotic expression up-regulated protein 14: MSRFSFDASPSRHESLCSESPIDIKPFYRNRALSIRSNKSKGSSGAGAGAKRPGFSFNSLRGQVQPELSRKLFRLIKSENNLIGAHETAGRERVSIATQLSEWGEHTGDDSISDISDKVGVILSEMGEQEDAYAHALDDSRAELKAIRNTEKSVQPSRENKDKIADEIQKLKLKEPGSTRLPVLEQELVRAEAENLVAEAQLTNTTRQKLKDAYVAEFAATIERAEKQIILAKHGRRLLELLDVSPVVPGDTRVPYQHSSQARQILNDAEDDLRDWRPEAEGFSTPVQSRSPTLEGKGKEPLASGDNSSPVQSEAATVESDTSPLEQRGTKSSVYAEVAG; this comes from the exons ATGTCTCGCTTCAGTTTCGACGCCTCTCCTTCACGCCATGAATCACTATGTTCGGAAAGCCCGATTGACATAAAACCCTTTTATAGGAATCGCGCACTCTCCATTCGATCCAACAAATCCAAGGGCAGCTCTGGCGCTGGTGCCGGAGCCAAGCGCCCGGGTTTCTCTTTCAACTCACTCCGCGGCCAGGTCCAACCTGAGCTGTCCCGTAAGCTTTTCCGCCTCATCAAATCAGAGAACAACCTCATTGGCGCCCATGAGACCGCCGGCCGTGAGCGAGTTTCCATCGCAACCCAGTTATCTGAATGGGGTGAGCACACCGGAGATGACAGTATTAGTGATATTTCGGATAAAGTGGGAGTTATCCTAAGTGAAATGGGCGAGCAGGAGGACGCATATGCTCACGCTCTTGATGATTCTCGCGCCGAACTCAAGGCTATTCGAAACACCGAGAAGAGTGTGCAACCCAGCCGCGaaaacaaggacaagattgCCGATGAGATCcagaagttgaagttgaaggagccTGGCAGCACAAGATTGCCTGTCCTTGAGCAGGAATTGGTgagggctgaggctgagaaccTGGTGGCCGAGGCTCAATTGACCAACACC ACCCGACAAAAGCTCAAGGACGCCTATGTTGCCGAGTTCGCGGCAACCATCGAGCGTGCCGAAAAGCAGATCATCCTAGCCAAACATGGCCGCCGTCTGTTGGAGCTTCTCGACGTTTCGCCTGTGGTCCCTGGCGATACACGAGTGCCTTATCAACACTCCTCCCAGGCACGCCAAATCCTTAACGATGCTGAGGATGATCTGCGAGACTGGCGACCCGAGGCCGAGGGCTTTTCTACTCCAGTCCAAAGCCGATCGCCAACCCTTGAGGGAAAGGGAAAGGAGCCTCTGGCTTCGGGAGACAATTCGTCTCCTGTTCAGTCTGAGGCAGCTACAGTTGAATCCGACACTTCTCCTTTGGAGCAACGGGGTACCAAGTCCTCTGTCTATGCTGAGGTCGCTGGCTAA
- a CDS encoding probable calcium-binding protein precursor cnx1 — protein MKLNAVAAAMSAAMLTGNVHAEDIKEASPSVPDKLPTFTPTVVKADFLEQFTDDWDQRWKPSHAKKDTSGSEEEWAYVGEWAVEEPVQYKGIEGDKGLVVKNPAAHHAISAKFPKKIDNKDNTLVVQYEVKLQNGLECGGAYMKLLRDNKALHQEEFANTTPYVIMFGPDKCGHTNKVHFIFNHKNPKTGEYEEKHLDSPPTAKITKTTELYTLIVHPNNTYVIKQNNEEVKTGSLLEDFTPAVNPPAEIDDANDKKPEDWVDQARIPDPEAKKPEDWDEEAPYEIVDEEAEKPEDWLENEPATVPDPEAEKPDDWDDEEDGDWIAPTVPNPKCADASGCGPWTKPMKRNPDYKGKWTAPYIENPAYKGTWAPRKIKNPDYFEDKTPANFEPMGAIGFEIWTMQNDILFDNIYIGHSIEDANKLAEETFGVKHPIEKALFEADKPKQEDKPKSPSDLKFLDDPVHYITEKVELFKAIAAQDPIEAIKFVPEVAGAFVAIIITAAGLVAVLFNLGKSPAVQQTAEKASDKAKQVKDKAAEATATGAEQVKGAVNKRTTRSQS, from the exons atgaagctcaacGCTGTTGCAGCGGCCATGTCGGCTGCCATGCTTACGGGCAACGTCCACGCCGAGGACATCAAGGAGGCTTCCCCTTCTGTTCCCGACAAGCTCCCTACATTCACT CCGACCGTTGTCAAAGCCGACTTCCTCGAGCAGTTCACCGACGACTGGGACCAGCGATGGAAGCCCTCTCACGCGAAGAAGGACACATCTGGCTCCGAGGAGGAATGGGCTTATGTTGGCGAGTGGGCCGTTGAAGAGCCCGTACAGTACAAGGGCATCGAGGGCGATAAGGGTCTTGTTGTCAAGAACCCTGCGGCGCACCATGCTATTTCCGCCAAGTTCCCTAAGAAGATCGACAACAAGGACAACACCCTCGTCGTCCAGTATGAGGTGAAGCTGCAAA ATGGCCTCGAGTGTGGTGGTGCTTACATGAAGCTCCTTCGCGATAACAAGGCTCTCCACCAGGAAGAGTTCGCAAACACAACCCCCTATGTGATCATGTTTGGTCCCGACAAGTGTGGCCACACCAACAAAGTCCACTTTATTTTCAACCACAAGAACCCCAAGACTGGCGAGTATGAGGAGAAGCATCTCGATTCTCCCCCCACCGCCAAGATTACAAAGACCACCGAGCTTTACACCTTGATCGTTCATCCCAACAATACCTACGTCATCAAGCAGAATAAtgaggaggtcaagaccGGCAGCCTCTTGGAGGACTTCACCCCCGCTGTCAACCCCCCGGCCGAGATTGATGATGCGAACGATAAGAAGCCTGAGGACTGGGTTGACCAAGCACGCATTCCCGACcctgaggccaagaagcctgaggaCTGGGACGAGGAAGCTCCCTACGAGATTGTCGACGAGGAAGCTGAGAAACCCGAGGACTGGCTCGAGAACGAGCCCGCCACCGTCCCCGACCCTGAGGCCGAGAAGCCAGATGACtgggatgacgaggaggatggcGACTGGATCGCCCCTACCGTCCCCAATCCCAAGTGCGCCGACGCCTCTGGTTGCGGCCCATGGACCAAACCGATGAAGCGCAACCCCGACTACAAAGGCAAGTGGACTGCGCCTTACATTGAGAACCCGGCATACAAGGGAACTTGGGCGCCccgcaagatcaagaatcCCGACTACTTCGAGGACAAGACCCCTGCCAACTTTGAGCCCATGGGAGCCATTGGTTTCGAGATCTGGACTATGCAAAATGATATTCTCTTTGACAACATCTACATTGGTCATTCCATTGAGGACGCCAACAAGCTCGCTGAGGAGACATTTGGTGTCAAGCACCCCATCGAGAAGGCCCTCTTTGAGGCCGACAAGCCAAAGCAGGAGGATAAGCCCAAGTCCCCCAGCGAcctcaagttcctcgacgACCCTGTTCATTACATCACCGAGAAGGtcgagctcttcaaggcCATTGCCGCTCAGGATCCCATCGAGGCCATCAAGTTCGTCCCCGAGGTTGCTGGAGCTTttgtcgccatcatcattacTGCCGCTGGCCTCGTCGCTGTTCTGTTCAACCTTGGCAAGTCACCCGCTGTTCAGCAGACTGCCGAGAAGGCATccgacaaggccaagcagGTCAAGGAtaaggctgctgaggccacCGCTACCGGCGCTGAGCAGGTCAAGGGCGCCGTTAACAAGCGCACCACTCGTAGCCAGTCATAA
- a CDS encoding related to protein transport membrane glycoprotein Sec20, whose amino-acid sequence MSFEGLQERLTALQETTTQLKELIDRLATLKFQPGSVPLTTDDESSESGELSAEITSTLRDGEEEQELLQEEVEFLRGAEHDKDRLKESVEKIGKELASCRLSFRKARLSAKHSLAQAQRQEREILLTSFSQPTSETNSLYPDDEKTARPTRHQQNVQKQQSSLTEEDQQNVGASANVTNALRRTHDLIQAELARSEFAHETLTESSAALKQLNESYGSLDTMLASSKDLLGTLLRSQKSDTWYLQTTFYMLACTLGWLLFRRLLYGPMWWIVWLPLRLMFGLGTSAGSAVMHAGSGQGQVKEAGQASKGVPVEGLPDDELPTAKVDTEKQAEVFEEVDKILNVVREADELGNIPGGDEDNIGNPKKRMWEEPEVVEQQRPRDEL is encoded by the exons ATGTCCTTCGAGGGTCTGCAGGAGCGTTTGACGGCTCTGCAAGAGACGACAACGCAGCTCAAAGAGCTTATCGATCGACTCGCAACACTCAAATTCCAACCTGGCTCCGTGCCCTTGACCACCGACGACGAGAGCAGCGAGAGCGGCGAACTCAGCGCAGAAATTACGAGCACTCTacgagatggagaagaggagcaggagctTTTACAGGAAGAAGTGGAGTTTCTACGTGGTGCAGAGCATGACAAAGACCGATTGAAAGAGAGTGTCGAAAAGATTGGAAAGGAGCTTGCAAG CTGCCGTCTCTCTTTTCGAAAAGCACGACTGTCGGCAAAGCATAGCCTCGCTCAGGCACAAAGACAAGAGCGCGAGATCCTCCTTACATCATTTTCACAGCCTACCTCCGAGACCAACTCTCTTTACCCTGACGATGAAAAGACTGCTCGTCCTACACGCCATCAGCAGAATGTTCAGAAGCAGCAATCGAGCCTCACTGAAGAGGATCAACAGAACGTTGGTGCGAGTGCTAATGTGACCAACGCCCTACGACGAACACATGATTTGATCCAGGCGGAGTTGGCCCGTAGCGAGTTTGCACATGAAACTCTGACGGAATCTTCTGCTGCTTTGAAGCAACTGAACGAGTCGTATGGCTCTCTGGACACAATGCTGGCGAGCTCCAAGGACTTATTAGGCACATTGCTGCGCTCGCAGAAAAGCGATACGTGGTACCTTCAGACGACATTTTACATGCTAGCTTGTACACTCGGCTGGCTATTGTTCAGAAGACTGCTGTATGGACCGATGTGGTGGATTGTTTGGCTACcgctgaggttgatgtttGGATTGGGAACGTCAGCAGGCAGTGCGGTAATGCACGCGGGTTCTGGGCAGGGCCAGGTGAAGGAGGCTGGACAAGCGAGCAAAGGAGTTCCGGTGGAGGGCCTGCCGGATGATGAATTGCCTACCGCCAAGGTTGACACTGAGAAGCAGGCCGAAGTTTTTGAGGAGGTGGATAAGATTCTGAACGTTGTGAGAGAGGCAGATGAGCTGGGGAATATCCCAGGGGGTGATGAAGACAATATCGGTAATCCCAAGAAGAGGATGTGGGAGGAGCCTGAAGTTGTTGAGCAGCAACGCCCTAGAGATGAGTTATGA
- a CDS encoding probable inorganic pyrophosphatase — translation MARHGDQDQISTTETHHDIQNQLASGPYQPSENPTPVPAKRRPRFLSKPCATADDRGPQSSRLLLLQRSLRTTVTGTAATGTLLYSPSAAPSLSPYRVPGRANYMASLAARSPAAAAAGPGGSHSVVTSGAPPPPSSSYSHSAATSTSKISSRRTAQIARHFSSSSSPTGPVSKQKPDMASNYTVRKVAAPNTLEHRVYIEKDGQPVSPFHDIPLYANQEQTILNMVVEIPRWTNAKLEISKEELLNPIKQDIKKGKLRYVRNCFPHKGYLWNYGAFPQTWEDPNSVHPETKAKGDNDPLDVCEIGELVGYSGQVKQVKVLGVMALLDEEETDWKVIVIDINDPLASKLNDVEDVERHLPGLLRATNEWFRIYKIPDGKPENQFAFTGECKNKSYALDVVRECAEAWERLITGKTPAGGVSTTLLLASLLTSLPPLPPNEDVPAEKIDASIDKWFFISGASA, via the exons ATGGCACGACATGGCGATCAGGATCAAATTAGCACAACTGAGACCCATCATGATATCCAGAACCAGTTAGCTTCTGGTCCATATCAACCGTCCGAAAACCCAACTCCCGTGCCCGCGAAAAGACGACCTCGGTTTCTCTCGAAGCCCTGCGCTACAGCCGACGACCGCGGT CCGCAAAGTTCCCGGCTTCTGCTGCTCCAGAGGTCGTTGCGCACTACAGTCACAGGCACCGCAGCCACTGGGACACTGCTGTACAGTCCCTCCGCAGCGCCGTCGCTGTCGCCATACCGAGTACCTGGCCGGGCCAATTACATGGCATCGCTGGCAGCACGTAGCcctgccgctgccgctgcagGCCCCGGCGGGAGCCATAGTGTCGTTACCAGTGGTGCCCCGCCCCCTCCATCCTCTTCTTATTCTCACTCTGCTGCTACGTCAACCTCCAAAATTTCTTCCCGTCGAACAGCTCAGATTGCTCGACacttttcctcctcatcctcaccaaCAGGTCCCGTTTCAAAGCAGAAGCCCGATATGGCCTCCAACTACACCGTCCGCAAGGTTGCGGCTCCCAACACCCTCGAGCACCGAGTCTacatcgagaaggatggccAGCCCGTTTCTCCTTTCCATGATATTCCTCTCTATGCCAACCAGGAGCAGACCATCCTGAACATGGTTGTCGAGATTCCTCGATGGACCAATGCCAAGCTCGAG ATCTCCAAGGAGGAGCTCCTCAACCCCATCAAGCAGGAtatcaagaagggcaagcttCGATACGTCCGAAATTGCTTCCCCCACAAGGGTTACCTCTGGAACTACGGTGCCTTCCCCCAG ACTTGGGAGGATCCCAACTCCGTTCATCCtgagaccaaggccaagggtgaCAACGACCCTCTCGATGTCTGCGAGATCGGTGAGCTTGTTGGTTACTCTGGCCAGGTTAAGCAGGTCAAGGTCCTCGGTGTCATGGCTCTcctcgacgaggaggagacTGACTGGAAGGTCATCGTCATTGATATCAACGACCCTCTCGCCTCCAAGCTGAACGACGTCGAGGATGTCGAGCGACACCTTCCCGGTCTCCTCCGTGCCACCAACGAGTGGTTCCGTATCTACAAGATTCCCGATGGCAAGCCCGAGAACCAGTTTGCTTTCACTGGCGAGTGCAAGAACAAGAG CTACGCCCTCGACGTCGTCCGTGAGTGTGCTGAGGCCTGGGAGCGTCTCATCACTGGCAAGACCCCTGCCGGCGGTGTCTCCAC AACTCTCCTTCTCGCGTCTCTCCTGACCAGCCTCCCCCCTCTGCCTCCCAACGAGGACGTCCCCGCCGAGAAGATCGATGCTTCCATCGACAAGTGGTTCTTCATCAGCGGTGCCTCTGCTTAA